The Budorcas taxicolor isolate Tak-1 chromosome 25, Takin1.1, whole genome shotgun sequence genome includes a region encoding these proteins:
- the LOC128069188 gene encoding secretoglobin family 1D member-like, translating to MRLSVTALLVTLALCYYEANAVVCPVFVLDLIEYFYSPDPVYRLSLVKYNAPQEAMAAKIQVKQCTNEFSFQNRLLITKLLGKILVNCSVTDVKGLLDPSA from the exons ATGAGGCTGTCCGTGACTGCCCTGCTGGTTACTCTGGCCCTTTGCTACTACGAGG CCAATGCAGTTGTCTGTCCAGTATTTGTTCTGGATCTGATAGAGTACTTCTATAGTCCTGACCCAGTGTACAGGCTGTCACTCGTGAAGTACAATGCACCTCAAGAAGCCATGGCTGCCAAGATTCAAGTGAAGCAATGCACGAATGAATTCTCATTCCAAAACAGACTACTCATTACAAAGTTACTG ggGAAAATACTGGTGAATTGTTCTGTTACAGATGTGAAAGGTTTACTAGATCCTTCTGCGTGA